In Drosophila miranda strain MSH22 chromosome Y unlocalized genomic scaffold, D.miranda_PacBio2.1 Contig_Y3_pilon, whole genome shotgun sequence, a single window of DNA contains:
- the LOC117194735 gene encoding uncharacterized protein LOC117194735 — protein sequence MRRETHTDKTPRLHRGRRCQNQRHDVTPLHSPTAAIPTIMQMLAPVAAPLGRTRLSCHYVRAGWPGVEPTDASKSCKGRRNRREKQTAKTQILTCCFTPTQTRQGSPQITFGPEPLVNEHFCPRCTPSPSPAIATKDPRWCH from the exons ATGCGGAG AGAAACTCATACTGACAAAACTCCCAGGCTTCACCGTGGACGACGCTGCCAAAATCAGCGCcatgacgtcacgccactccacTCACCAACAGCAGCCATTCCAACGATTAtgcagatgctggcgcctgttgccgctccactgggtcgcacccgtctctcatgccattATGTAAGGGCGGGATGGCCCGGTGTTGAGCCgacggacgccagcaaatcctgcaaaggAAGAAGAAACAGGAGGGAGAAGCAGACTGCcaaaacacaaatactcacctgctgttttacgccaacacaaaccagacaagggtcgccacaAATAACATTCGGACCCGAGCCGCTCGTCAATGAACACttttgcccacgatgcacgccatctccaagtccagccatcgccactaaaGATCCCAGGTGGTGCCACTAA